A region of Cucumis melo cultivar AY chromosome 2, USDA_Cmelo_AY_1.0, whole genome shotgun sequence DNA encodes the following proteins:
- the LOC103492194 gene encoding L10-interacting MYB domain-containing protein-like isoform X2, producing MNGLAPVNKESSRTGWTLPMDQYLVKLMIDQVRKGCRINGTFKKQAWEDMITPFNAEFGYQHRKSFLKHRYRKLKTYYIDLRNLLEGRGFSWDEKQQMVVADDGVWDDYIKANPDAHVYRKRTLLNFLDLCLIYDDTMSNGHCDHMQQLERFECAPEDSEEEEIQCHADRYSSSMQWSFEMDGYFMDLMLEAVGKVKKFDYNDDLMWTSMISSFKERFGLVFNQDSFRRHFKSLEKKYYDLKNILKQRGFWWDERRHLVIAYGDTWAAYIKEHPHAKSYRTGPIPSYNDLCLIYGNLVPDSRPGPKHLDQEIASDGKDAKTSHTYRWSSDWTPQMDRCLIDLMLYQVRTGNMVDQKFNKQAWDDMVSKFNAEFGPQHDEDVLKSRFFNLRKRFRDMKFLLNQDGFVWDELLQMIIAEDDLWDAYIEEYPDARFYKSRALPNFNDLFLIFGKDNTSNHQHYLFNSVDADDSYPEVNIVNEVEEQFFSDNSDETIIEWTNEMDDHYVNLMLEQVRRGNKTGSMFTDHAWAWMVTSFNKTFKLTCDRNFLESRFFTLKKEYKDAQHMVDQKNMSRARIHQSTATNNEVSETHIKELANDSERGGRSFDRYEDLCMIYEDQFEDERLGSSSMNVKVEDGTRKICRSDLFSECKSHGRECEVSYQRKRLKSTTPSISVGNKKVKRIKDEMQEIGSNKASLMKNVVNVVDYSIENVVSALQSVPDMDDELFLEACKLLEDERKAKVFIAMDVTTRKKWLSKKFCR from the exons ATGAATGGCCTTGCCCCTGTGAATAAAGAGAGTTCGAGAACAGGCTGGACTCTTCCTATGGATCAGTACCTTGTGAAACTTATGATTGACCAAGTGAGAAAAGGCTGTAGGATAAATGGTACTTTCAAGAAGCAAGCATGGGAAGATATGATCACTCCTTTTAATGCTGAATTTGGCTATCAACATAGGAAGAGTTTCTTGAAACATCGTTATAGGAAATTGAAGACATACTATATTGATTTAAGGAATCTACTTGAAGGCAGAGGCTTTTCCTGGGATGAGAAACAACAAATGGTGGTAGCTGATGACGGTGTGTGGGATGATTATATCAAG GCAAATCCAGATGCCCATGTATACAGGAAAAGGACGTTGCTAAACTTTCTAGATTTGTGTCTGATCTACGATGATACAATGAGCAATGGGCATTGTGACCATATGCAACAATTGGAGCGTTTTGAATGTGCACCTGAGGATAGTG aagaagaagaaatccaATGTCATGCTGATAGATATTCTTCAAGCATGCAATGGTCTTTTGAAATGGATGGTTATTTTATGGATCTCATGCTGGAGGCTGTGGGTAAagtgaagaaatttgattaCAATGATGATCTTATGTGGACTAGCATGATTTCCTCGTTCAAGGAAAGATTTGGACTGGTATTTAACCAAGATTCTTTTAGGAGGCATTTCAAAAGTTTGGAGAAGAAATACTATGATTTGAAAAATATTCTCAAACAGAGAGGATTTTGGTGGGATGAAAGACGGCATTTAGTAATTGCATACGGTGACACTTGGGCTGCATATATTAAG GAACACCCACATGCAAAATCTTACAGAACTGGTCCAATACCTAGCTATAATGATCTGTGCTTGATTTATGGAAATTTAGTACCTGATAGTAGGCCGGGGCCGAAACATTTAGACCAAGAAATTGCCAGTGACGGGAAGG ATGCCAAAACTAGCCATACCTATCGCTGGAGCTCTGATTGGACACCACAAATGGACAGATGCCTTATTGATCTAATGTTATATCAAGTTCGCACTGGAAATATGGTTGAccaaaaatttaataaacaagCTTGGGATGATATGGTTTCCAAGTTCAATGCAGAGTTTGGGCCTCAGCATGATGAAGATGTATTAAAAAGTAGATTTTTTAATCTTAGGAAAAGATTCCGTGATATGAAATTCCTACTTAATCAGGATGGCTTTGTCTGGGATGAATTACTACAGATGATAATTGCAGAAGATGACCTCTGGGACGCATACATTGAG GAATATCCAGATGCAAGATTTTACAAGAGCAGGGCTCTTCCAAATTTTAATGATTTGTTCTTGATATTTGGAAAGGACAATACTTCAAATCACCAACATTATTTATTTAACTCTGTGGATGCTGACGACAGTTACCCAGAAGTAAATATTG TAAATGAAGTGGAGGAGCAATTCTTTTCTGATAATAGTGATGAGACAATAATTGAATGGACGAATGAGATGGATGATCATTATGTTAACCTCATGCTCGAGCAAGTACGTAGGGGGAACAAGACTGGATCTATGTTCACAGATCATGCTTGGGCCTGGATGGTGACCTCATTTAACAAGACATTTAAACTTACTTGTGACAGAAATTTCCTTGAAAGTCGATTCTTTACCTTGAAGAAAGAATATAAAGACGCTCAACATATGGTTGATCAGAAAAATATGTCACGTGCTAGAATTCACCAATCTACAGCAACCAATAATGAAGTCTCTGAAACTCACATTAAG GAGCTTGCTAATGATAGTGAAAGAGGAGGCAGAAGCTTTGATAGGTATGAAGATTTGTGCATGATATATGAAGACCAGTTTGAAGATGAAAGATTAGGTAGTTCCAGTATGAATGTAAAGGTTGAAGATGGCACTCGGAAAATTTGTAGAAGCGATTTGTTTTCAGAATGTAAATCTCATGGAAGGGAATGTGAAGtatcttatcaaagaaagaggTTAAAATCTACCACTCCATCAATTTCTGTTGGCAACAAAAAGGTTAAGAGAATCAAGGACGAGATGCAGGAAATAGGTAGTAATAAGGCAAGTTTGATGAAAAATGTGGTAAATGTTGTAGATTACTCAATAGAAAATGTTGTTTCTGCACTCCAAAGTGTGCCAGACATGGATGATGAGTTATTTTTGGAAGCTTGTAAACTTTTAGAAGATGAAAGGAAGGCCAAGGTGTTTATTGCGATGGATGTCACGACACGAAAGAAGTGGTTATCAAAAAAATTCTGCCGATAG